In Spirochaetota bacterium, the DNA window GAAGATTATGTTAAAAAATTCCCAAAAGCTAAATTTTTTGCTGGAAAAAAACCATGGGAAGTACCTTGTGATATTGCGATACCATGTGCTACTCAAAATGAAATTGATGAAAATGATGCAAAAACATTACATAAAAATGGTTGTAAATATGTTGTTGAAGGATCAAATATGGGCTGTACTTTAGAAGCAGTTAAATATATGCAAGCTAACAAAATAATTTATGCACCTGGAAAAGCTGTTAACGCTGGTGGAGTTGCAACATCAGGTCTTGAAATGTCTCAAAACTCTATAAGATTATCATGGACAAGAGAAGAAGTAGATAGCAAATTAAGACAGATAATGAAAAACATCCATGATAAATCTCTTGAAGCTGCTGAAGCTTACGGATATAAAGGAGATTATGTAGTAGGAGCAAATATTGCAGGATTCAAAAAAGTTGCAGATGCTATGATTGAACAAGGTCATGTGTAATAATATTTTATAAAATTAAGATCATTTCTTAATAAAGAATCATTTACTAAAATTATAAATTTTTATACATATGTTTTATAATATTAAAAGAGGGGAATTTCCCCTCTTTTTTTAAATTTTTCTTACTATTTTATTATTTTTATTCAATTTATTAAATTAAAAAACAATTGTATTATTATATTTTATATTTTATTTCTTTATATTTTAATATTTCATTTAATATTATTTAAACCTTAAATTTAGTTTAAAAATAACTTTTAAAAGGATTGAAAATGAAAAACTTATTTTATCTCTTTTTAGCATTTTTAGCTTATTTTACTCTTTCTGCAGGATTTGTATTACAAAAAAAAGGTATCAAATTTGCTAATACTAAAGATATTTTAATATGGATAACAGGATTTATATTGATGAACTTAGCTCCACTTATAAACTATTTTGCATTAAAAGGTATCTCACCTTCAATAGTCACTGCATCATCTGGAATTTCTGTTCCTTTAACAATATTTCTTTCAAAATTCATTTTAAATACTAAAATAAAAATCACCGACTATATCTATTCAATTTTAATGATGTTATTTATCTTTTTGGCTAATTATTTTTCAGAAAATAAAGAGTTTAATTCTTTCTCTAAAAATGCTCTCTACTTTTTTGTTTTTTTACCATCTCTATTATTTTTAATATTAATCATAATTAATAAATTTTATAAAAATAAAAATAATAAAATAAAGCTAATTAATACAATTATTTACTCTTTTTCTGGTGGTTCTCTTGCTGGCATGATGATGATAGTTCTTAAAATATTTCAAATTGAGGATGTTTTTTCTAATAAAAATTTTATATTTAATCAGTTCTTTTTATTGTACTTATTTCTAGGTATAACTTCTTTTCTATCAATACAATTTGCATACAGAAATGGGGATATACTTATCGTTTCTCCTATTCAATATGGGACACAAGTATTTTTCCCCTTATTAAGTATTTATTTCATTTTTTACACAAAAATTATTCTTATACAAGTTTTAAGTTTTATATTGATTATTCTTTTTGCTATTAAACTTGTATTATCCCATAAAGATCTCTACTAAATGCTGTAAATTAAAACTATTGTTAAATATTTTTTTGTTATTTGTAATTTTTTAAATTGAAAAAAAAAAATTAAGAATTAAAATTTACCTATAAAAAATAGGAGGCTTTAAGAATGGCTTATAAAATAAATGATAATTGCATTAATTGTGGTGCTTGTGAACCAGAATGTCCTGTTAATGCTATATATGAAAAAGATGATAGAAGAGTTATTGACCCTTCTAAATGTACAAGTTGTGGTTCTTGCGCCACAGTATGTCCCGCTGAAGCTATAGATGCTGATTAATTTTATTTATTAAATTTTATATTAAAAGGCTATCTTTTAAGAGATAGCCTTTAATTTTTTTATTCTAAAGGAAAAATAATGATTTTTAAAGATAAGGAAAATTTAAATAAAGAAAAAAAAGAACATATTTACGAACAGGTAAGTAATATTTTTAAAGAATCTAATTTTATAGAGTTAGGTGATTTAAAAGATAGCAATGATATTAATATAAAATATGATTTACCTTCTTATTGGCTTTTCAAAGTTATTGGGGATAACAATGAAAATTTCAGAAATTCTATTTCAAATTTCCTTAAAGATAAGAAATTGAAAAAAGAAGTATCAATAATATATTCAAAAAATTCAAAATATTGTTCATATAATTTTGAAATATTTGTAGAAAATAAGGAAGAATTATTTTCTTTTTATAGGGAACTAAAAGAAATAAAAGAAACAAAATTTTGTTTTTAATCAAATATATTGAAAAAAATATCCTACTTTTTAATTAAACAAAAAAATTTAACTTTCTTCTCTTTTGATTTTCTAAAAAATGTTGTTTCATAAAAGGGAAAATATTTTTCATATTGTTTTTTAGAAGTTGTGATGTAACTTTTTATTATTCTAAATATTTTAAAACCTTTATTATAAATATCCTTATTTTTTACACAAGCATTTAAAATCCACTTAGAGTAATCTTCATGATCTGTTAATATAAAAATCTTTCCACCATCTTTCAGAAAATTTTTTAATTTTTTCAAAGATTCTTCATTTACTAATCTTCTTTTATGATGTCTTTTTTTTGGCCAAGGATCTGGGAATGATATAAATATAAAATCAAATAAAAATAAATCGAATTTTTTTTTATCTAACTTTTCAGAACTATTCAATGATTGGTTTTTTATAATAGAACTTTCATAAAACTTTATAAAATCAAAAAAATCTTCATTAACATATAAAACATTATCCAAAGACTCTTGATGTGTCTTCTTAATAGCCCTTTGAATTGCTGCTTTAGAAAAATCAAGTCCTAAAAATAATGTATCTTTATATATTGAAGCTAAATAATTAATGTATTCCCCTTTTCCACAACAAACTTCTAAAACAAATTTATTATTTTCAGAACTAAGTTTTTGGCACTTAATTTTTTGAATTTTTTTTTCAATTATTTTAAAAAATTGATTATCAAGTTTTAAAGTATAATTATTAAACAAATTGTCATCAATATTAATATATCTTAATCTACCCTTCATAAACTTAAAAATAATTTATCAAAAATTAATTTTTTTTATATAAATTTTTATATTGATTTTTTGTATTTAATAAATATTTTATAAATAAAGATAATATATATTTTTAAGAGGTAAAAATGAACTTAAAAACCAAAATTGTATGTACTATAGGACCATCAACTTCTTCAGAAGAAATGTTAGAAAAACTAATAATTTCTGGTATGAATGTAGCAAGGTTTAATTTTTCTCATGCAAATTATGATGAAACCAAAAAAGTAATAAATATTTTAAAAAAATTAAGGGAAAAATTAAAAGTCCCTCTTGCTTTAATGCTTGATACAAAAGGTCCTGAAATAAGAATATACGGATATAAGGAAATAATTGAAGTAAAAACAAAAGAAAAATTTTTTATTCAGAGTATAGATGGACAATTTTTAGAAAGCGAAAAAGGTAAAGTTTTTCTTGAGCAAAATAATTTTTATGAAACTAAAACATTTTTTACTAATCTTCCATATATAGATAGAATAGTTAAAATAGGAGACAAGATTTTATTAATGGATGGGTATTTTACAACTGAAGTGGTAGGAATAGTTGAAGATCAGACAAAAAAAGAAAAAGATTTAGAAGATAATTTTAATTTTTTATTAGGTAAAAAAATAGAAATAGAATTTAAAAATTCTGGAAAGTTGAGACCAAAAGCACATCTATCAATACCAAATGTTGACTATCCTATTGAATTTCTTTCAAACAAAGATAAAGAAGATATTAAATTTGCTGTACAAAATGATTTTGAATACATTGCTCTCTCTTTTGTCAGATCATCAGACGATATACTAAAAGTTAAAAAAATCATTAATGAAATAAACGAAAATGCTAATATAGATTTAATTGCTAAAATAGAACATAGGAAAGCAATAGAAAACATCGATGATATTATTATTCACTCAGATGGAATAATGGTTGCAAGAGGAGATCTTGGAGTTGAACTTCCAATAGAAGATGTCCCTGTTTTTCAAAAGAAAATAATAGAAAAATGCTATCTTTCTGGGAAACCAGTTATAACAGCAACACAAATGTTAGAATCCATGATAGAAACACCTCTTCCTACAAGAGCAGAAGTATCTGATGTAGCAAATGCTGCTTATGATATGACATCTGCTGTTATGCTATCAGGTGAAACTGCTGTTGGCAAATTTCCTGAACTTGTAGTACAAACAATGAAAAAAATTTTACTAAAAACTGAATCATCTATAGATTATAAAAAATTTTTATTTTCAAAAAGCTATACTGAATCATTATTTGATATTACAAATATCATATCATATAATGCTGTTGTTACTGCTTACCAATGTAATGCAAAAGCTATTTTGTGTATTACTAAAACTGGATATGCAGGAAGGATGATTTCAAAGTTAAGACCAGGCTTACCAATAATCGTATTTACTTATGATAAAAAAGTTTACAATAAGCTTGCATTAAATTGGGGAGTTACTCCAATTTTATATACTAAAGAGGACTCCTTTGAAAAATTAATAGATGAAATAAAAAATTTATGCATTGAAAATAATTTTGTATCAAAGGGAGATCTGGTTGTTATCATTGCAGGAATGCCATTAGGAAAACAAGGAACTACAAATATGATAAGAATCGAATCTATAGGTAAATCTAGAATTAAAGGAACACCAATTAATGTAAAACAAACAATAAAAAATGTTGTAATTATAGAAGGTCTTGAAGATTTTAAAGAAAAGGATGTAGATAATAAAATAGTGGTACTTAAAAACTTTTCAGAAAATTATGTTACATACTTAAGATTTGCTGCTGGAATAATTATTGAAAATTGTTATTGGGAAACACAATTAAAAATTGTTGCAAGTGCATATAATATACCCATAATAATGAATGCAACAGGAGCTTCTGAAATTTTAAAAGATAGATCTCTTGTTGAAATATTAGAAGATGGAACAATAATTGAAATATAAATATGCAGGAATTTAATTGTTGACATTATAAAAAATATTAATTTAAATATTAAAATAATTTAATTTAATAAAAATAAAAAAGTTTTTAATAAATTTAAATTTAAAAATATATAATAGATTTTTATTTTTATAAAATTTGGAAAGGAGTTTTATGCAAACTAGAGAGGAAAAATTTAATTTTTATAAGACCACTATTTTAATAGGGCTTGGCTTTTTTACTATGGGACTTATGGACCCTCTATATGATGCTTTCGTACCATTATTTTTAAAAGAATATATTAAAGTAAAAACAATCATTGGTTCAATTATGACTCTAGACAATATTTTTGCTCTTTTTTTAATACCAATTGTAGCAGCAATATCAGATAGAACAATAACAAAAATTGGTAGAAGAATGCCATATATTCTTGTCACACTTCCATTAAGTGCAATATTTTTTGCTTTGATTCCTTTTGCTGCTTTAAAAAGTTTGTTTTTACTTATTTTAGTTTTATTTTTATTAAATATTTTTAAGCAAGCTGCAAGAGGACCAGTTGTTGCTTTAATGCCAGATATCATTCATCCTGATTATAGATCTGAAGCTAATGGAGTTATAAACTTTATGGGAGGAATTGCTGCAATCGTTGGCACAGTTGGTTTATCCAAACTTATGGATTTGGATATATATTTACCAATAATTGGTAGAACAAAGGATAAAATTCCATTTCTAATTTCTGGTATACTAGTTGTTTTTGCAACCATACTTTTATTTATATTTGTAAAAGAAAAATTTAGAGAGAAAACTGAGAAAGAAGAAAAGATTCCAATTATTAAATCTTTTAAACTTATATTTTCTGACAAAGATAAAAGTGCTGTTTTAATATTATTTTCTCTTTTTCTATGGTTTTTTGGTTATCAAGGTGTCCTTCCATTTGTAACAACATATGCTGTTGAAATTATAGGTGTCTCAAAAGGTGTTGCAGGAATTTCTCCTGGAATGGTTGCAATTCCATATGCTTTATTTGCAATACCTTCAGGAATTATTGCTCATAAAATAGGAAGAAAAAAAATGATTAGAATATGCTTAATAGGCTTAATAATTGCAATGATATTAATGTTTTTTCATAAAGCAATTGTTGACTTTTTTCAGTTAAAACAAGGATTAAGTTTAATTATTTTTTGGGCTATTCTATTCTTTTTTGGTATTTTCTGGGGTTCAGTTGTTACAAATTCGTTTCCAATGTTATGGCAAATGGCTACATATTCAAACATGGGAATATATACTGGTTTATATTATACTTTTTCTCAATCTGCTGCTATCTTTTCTCCACCTGTTACTGGGGCAATTATAGATCTAATAAATATAAGAGCCATCTTTTTATTTGCAGCAATATGTATGCTAGGGGCATTTATACTTATGGGATTTGTAAAAAAGGGTGAACCCTCTACTACAAAAACACATTGAAAATATATAGATTTAACTTTAATAAGATGATAAAAAAATTAAAACAAAACATAAATAAAATAAAAATAATAAAAATAAAATCATAAATAAAAAATAGAAAATTTAAAATGTAAAGTATAAAATATAAAAAATTTGAAATAATAATTATTAATAAAAAAGAGAGAGAAATTATTCTCTCTCTTTTTATTTTATTACCTTAAAAACTTAATATTAGAATATAATTTTGTAATTATTTATTTGTTTCTTTAACTATTTCGATAACCTTCTCCTTTGTTATAACATACTTACTCCATAAACCTTCTAAATTATAGAAATCCCTTTTATCTTTATTAAAAAGATGAATTATCACCGAATTATAATCAAGAAGTATCCAATCATTTACAGTAAAATTTTTTCTATTGATTAAAGAATATCCATTATCTTTTAAAATTTTATTTAGCTCACTAACTACAGCAGAAGCCTGAGGTGTAGATTCAATTGTCCCAATTATAAAAAAATCTGCTATTGGCATTACATCAATAACCTTAATAACTTTTATATTATCAACTTTCTTTTCTTCTAATATATTAATTATAAGAGATGCAAGTTTATAATCGAGGTTTTCTTTCAAATTAAACTCCTTATTAAAATTTATTCTTTATCTTTCAATTCCTTTTTAGATTTAGTTGAAGCCTTTTCTTTTGTAACCTTTGCCTTTGTAGCTTTTGTTTCCTTTAATGAGAGATTATCAGTAATATTTTTTTTCTTTTTTCTAGGTCTTGTTTTCCCAAATGTTCCTCTAAAAATTTTTCCTCTTCTTGATCTTTGATCACCTTTACCCATATTTCCTCCAATATTTTATTATTTATAAAATTTTTAATAATTTTTTATTTTATTATTACTTTAGATTTTTATAAAAAAAATTTATTCAAAAATATTTAAAAAATCAAGTGGATAAAAAAATAATAATTTCTAAAATGATGTTTTAATAAATAATTTAGCAAAAATTCCACCATAAATTGTAATTATTGAAACGATAATACCTGCTATCAAAACACCTAAACTTATAAAAAAGAATGATTTTTTTATATCTAATCTTAAAAGCCAAGCACCAATGGTGCCTGTAATAGCACCCGTTGCAGGAAGAGGTATAGCAACAAATATCATTAATCCTATATATTCATATTTCTCAAATTTAGGTTTTACTTTTTTTAATGATCTTTCAGAAATTTTATCAAAAAATTTCTTATATAAAGGTATTTTTAAGAATAAATGGTTAAAAAACTCAAGAAAAATAAAGAGTATAAGTGAAGCACAAGAATTAAATATAACAGATAAAAAAAAAGCTATAAAAATATTAATACCATTAAAATAACCATAAGGAATAGACCCTCTAAGCTCAATAACTGGTAACATAGATAATATAATCATTTTAATATAAGTTAATAACATTTCTCTACCTTTCTTATTTAAACAAACTATTATTAATTAGTTTTTAAAATTAAATTAAAAATTGAAGAAAAAACTTCCTTACTGTAAAAGCCGAATCTATTTATTTCAAAAATTTTATTAATTGCAATATCTTTTTTTATTAAATTATTTTTTAAAAGAATATATATTAAAGATAGGCTATTTAAAAAAACTCTTTCTTTTAACAGAAAGTACTCTATTATGTTTTTGTCTTCAGTTATTGGAATTAAATTATTAATCTCTGTCGAAACTATAACTGATAGATCTGCAAAAGTTAACCTTTTTTTATTATTATACTCCAATTTATTATAGAAAATTTCAATTTCTTCTTTTCTATTATTGATAAGCTTAAACCTATCTTTTATAAAATTGTAAAGATAATCTTTATTATTATTAATCTCATCAACAACTTCTTTTGTAATATAGATATTAAAATTATCTAAAACTAAAGAAAGAATATCAGCTTTATAAGTATAAATTAATGAAGAAGAATCAAATATAAAATCCTTATAGCCAAAATCTTGTAAAATTTTATCTGAAATTATGCTTTTTCTACTATCCAAATTATTTTATTAAAAAAATTTTCTTTATTTTAAAAATATTAATTTATAAATAATTAAAAAATCATAAAAAATATATTAAAAAATTCTAATAAAATATAACTTAATAAAATAAATTATAATTATAATATAAAATAATACTTTCATAATTTAACCATAACAAACAATATTATAAATAAACTATATTAAAACACTCTATTAAAGCTTTTGTCCTAAAAAAGAAAACAAGTCCAATACTTTTATCCCATGAATCTTTTGAAATATTAGGAAATAAAAAATATAAAAAAGAGTATAAAAATGGTTGACTACTTTTATTTAAATAATCATTCAATTTCTGTTTTAAAATATTTTTATCATCTATTTCTTCAATCTTTTCAAATTCCTCCATCTCTTTTTTTAAAATCTCGCTATAAAGTTTAAATGTTATAGTTCCTCTTTTAGCAGAATTTTTTATAATCTTATAAACAGATAAAATTGTATTTTCAAATGTAGTTAACATTCTATCAAAAACCTTTTTATTTTTATTATGAAATTCAAGAGATTTTATTGAGTCAATAATATCCTTTAATTCTGGATGTTCATTAAATAACATATTCCACATTATTGTACTTTGTTTATAATTATAAAGCCTTATTTCTTTAACAGTGTTTAAAAATTCATCTTCATTTATTTTTTTCAAATAAACTCCTTAATATCTTAATTAATATTATATTTTAATTAATAATTTTTAATTTAATCCATTCTATAATGACAACCTGAAGATTTTTTATTCTTCCATGCTGAAGTTGCAACAATTAATCCACATGTAATTGCATCCCTTAACTGAAGAATTAGATTGGATAACTTGGATTCATAATAAAAATCTTCAAAACTATTTTTAAGATTTGTTATATCAGTTAAAGCTCTTCTCAACCTTTTCTTTGTTCTTATAGGCCCTACATAATTCCACATAATATTCTTAAGATAATTCAAATCCTGTTTAACAAGAATAAGATCATACTCTTCTTTATTTGTATATTCCCAATCTTTTATTAAATCAAGAGAAAAATAATTTTTTTTGTATTCTTTGTTTAACAACTTATTATAAATAGAATCAGAAGCAAATTTAGCAAAGCACAATCCTTCTAATAAAGAGATAGATGCCAATCTATTTGCTCCATGGATTCCTGTACATGAAACCTCACCTACAGCATATAATCCATCAAGAGAAGACTCTCCTTCAAGATTAACTTTTATACCTCCGCATTGAAAATGAAAAGAAGGAACAACAGGGATATTTTCATAATCAAGATCAATACCATTCTCCTTACAAGTATAATAAATCGATGGAAACCTATCTTTTATCTTTTTTCTTATTTTATTTATATCTATATAAACAAACTTTGAATCTGTTTTTTGCATTTCAAAAATGATAGATCTAGCTACTACATCTCTTGGAGCCAAAGAACCGAGGCTATGATATTCTTTCATAAAAGGTTTACCATAAATATTTACAAGTTCTCCACCCTCTCCTCTAACTGCCTCTGATATTAAAAAACTGTGTCCATGTTCTGTAAACAATGCTGTTGGATGAAATTGAGTATATTCCATATTTATTAGTTTTACATGGGCTCTATAAGCCATAGCATATCCATTACCATAAATATTAGGTGGATTAGTTGTATGAAGATAAACCTGCCCCATACCCCCGGTAGCTAGAATAGTATATTTAGCAATAAAAATATTTATATCATCTTCTTTTTCATCATATGCATATACACCAAAACATCTATCTTCTTCATACATTGAATAGCTATAATTTGTCGAATGTGATAATGTAATTAAATCTATAGAATAACATGATGGATAAAAATTTATAGACAAATTTTTGCTTTTAATATAATTTAGTAAAGACTCTATGATAGCTTTACCCGTATAATCTTTAACAAATAATATTCTTTTAACTGAATGAGCTGCTTCACCAGTTAATTTAAAAAAATCTTGTTCTTTCTCAAATGGCACTTTAATTTTTTCTATTAAAATGTCATGCAAAATTGTTGAACAATTATAAACCAGTTTATCAACAGCTGGTATAAAATTTAAATGATCTCCAGCATCAAGTATATCTTTTTTCAATAGTTCAGGTGAATCTTCCTTACCTTTATATACTATTCCACCTTGTGCCCAAAAACTTGATGATTTAGTAATATCTTCAGTATCATAAATAATACAAACATCAACACCTTTTTCTGCTAAAAGTATTCCAGAAACAAGACCAGATATTCCTGCACCAATAATTAAAACATCCGTCGTTATTTTTTTCATTTATTTTCTTAAAATAGTCTTTATAATTAAAATTTTAAAAATGAATTTTTAAAAAAATATTAATTAAGATAAAAAAACTTACATTTTAAAATTTTCAAAGTTTTTCATCATATCTTCCATACTTCTTTTTGATACCTTACCCATCATTTTCTTAAGATTATTAAAATCTTTAATTAATTGCTCAATATCAAAAAGTTTAACTCCTGCTCCCTTAGATATTCTCTTTTTTCTAGAAGGATTATTCATTACAAGTAAAGGATTTTCTCTCTCTTTTTTTGTCATAGATTGTATTATATATTTATATTTTAATAATTTTTGTGTTTGTTTATCAAATAAAGATTTATCAACATTCGCTGCACCTGGAATCATAGAAATTATGTTTTCTAAAGGTCCCATTTTTGTCATTCCTTCGATCTGTTCAAGCATATCTCCAAAGTCAAACTCATTTTTCTTTATCTTTTTTTCAAGTTTTTTAGCTTGTTCTTCTGAATAGACTTTCTCTGCTTTCTCAACTAAAGTTAAAATATCTCCCATTCCTATTATTCTTTGACTTATTCTATCTGGGTAAAATTTCTCAAGCTCATTAATTTTTTCACCAATACCTACAAAAGCAATTGGAACATCTGCTATCATCTTTACAGATAGTGCAGCTCCACCTCTTGTATCAGAATCAAATTTTGTTAATATTAATTTTGTAATTTTAACATATTTTTTAAATTCCTTTGCAACATCAGCAGCAACCTGTCCTGTCATTGAATCAACAACAAGAATAGTTTCATCTGGTTTAACTTCCTTTTCAATCCTTTTTAGTTCTTCCATCAGTTCTTTATCCACTTGAAGTCTACCAGCTGTATCAATGATAATAAGATTATATCCATTTTTAATGGCATATTTAATAGCTGATTTTGCAATATTTTCAGGAGACATATTTTTTTGAGAATAAGTTTCAACACCTATGCTCTGACCTAATATTTTTAACTGTTCTATTGCAGCAGGTCTATATATATCGCATGCAACAAGTAAAGGTCTTCTCGATTCTTTATAAAAATTTGCAAGTTTTGCTGCTATTGTAGTTTTACCAGATCCCTGAAGTCCTGCAAGTAATAAAACAGAAACCTCTTGAGGGGACTTTAACTTCAAATCTTTGTAATCATCTCCTAATAATTTCTTCAACTCTTCATAAACTATACTTATAAATTTTTCTCTAACTGTTAGACTTTTAATTACTTTTTCACCTAATGCTTTCACTTTTACTTTATTTAAAAATTCATCTACTACATACAAGTTAACATCAGCTTCAACAAGAACACTTCTTAATTCTTCTATTGCTTCTTTAATATTTGATTCTGTTATTACCTTTTTCCCTAATAATGAATTAAAAATATTTGAAATACCTTTTGAAAGTGATTCTAACATATTAAAACCTCTACTTTATAAAAATAAAATTATTTTCATATTTTTTATTGCTTTTATTATTAATTAAAGAAATTTTATTTAGCTATCACATTTAAAATTATTTATTTAACTTATTTTTTTCAATCACATTAATTAATCCTAAAACAATATTATAATTTACAAAATTTTTATCAATCTGCTTTAAAAAATAATAACTATTTTTAAAATCTGGTGGGTTTTTATAAAAATAAGAGTACCCAAGAATATAAAAAAAATAATTTTTAAACCTACTATTTGAAATAACATTTAAATAATCCTTACTAAATTCAACTATTTTTTGAAACTCGTTTTTAATAAAATAAACTCTTAATATTATAATTAAAAATTTATCAAGATCTTCTTCATCAAAATTATTATTATAGATAAAATTTAATGCTTCCTCAAAGTTTGATAGAGATACAAATTCATTTTGAGCTAAAATATGAATCTTTGCAAGCATATATGATGAATAAAAAAATATTTTCCCTTCAAAATATTGAATATTCTGTAATTTAATAGATTGTTCATAACTTATATTTTTTTCAATCTTTTTAAAATCCTTTTCTAGCTTTTTATAAGAATAAATCTTATCTTTAAAATTATTAAAATAATCTTTTAGCAAAGTAAAATAAGAGGAACTTAAGGAGAAGTTCCCAGTCAAATAATAATAAATACCAAGATAAAATAAATAAGAAATATTTAAATTTTCAATATCTAAAGAGGTGTTTAAATTATTTATTTCTGAATCTTTTAGAGATAAAAATATATTATTATTAAAAAAATAAAAAATTCTATTTGTAAAATAGTTTTTAAAATATTGCGAATTTTCAGAAATAGGACCTAGATTCACTTCTTTATTTATATTTATAGAATCCAAAAGTTTAAAATTTAGACTATATTTTATAACAATATTTAAATCCCTTACATTGAATATTATATTTGAATTGCCATATTTCTTTATTTTAATTACAAATATAGTAGAATCATATGAATCAATAACCTTTTTTATTTCAAAATAATTTGAATCCAAAACATCAACAGTTGCATTTAAATAATTAATAAAGATAAAAAACTCTTCATTTTCATTTTTATAAAATTCAACATTTATATCATAATTTATAAAATTAGATTTATTTTGGGCAA includes these proteins:
- the ffh gene encoding signal recognition particle protein — its product is MLESLSKGISNIFNSLLGKKVITESNIKEAIEELRSVLVEADVNLYVVDEFLNKVKVKALGEKVIKSLTVREKFISIVYEELKKLLGDDYKDLKLKSPQEVSVLLLAGLQGSGKTTIAAKLANFYKESRRPLLVACDIYRPAAIEQLKILGQSIGVETYSQKNMSPENIAKSAIKYAIKNGYNLIIIDTAGRLQVDKELMEELKRIEKEVKPDETILVVDSMTGQVAADVAKEFKKYVKITKLILTKFDSDTRGGAALSVKMIADVPIAFVGIGEKINELEKFYPDRISQRIIGMGDILTLVEKAEKVYSEEQAKKLEKKIKKNEFDFGDMLEQIEGMTKMGPLENIISMIPGAANVDKSLFDKQTQKLLKYKYIIQSMTKKERENPLLVMNNPSRKKRISKGAGVKLFDIEQLIKDFNNLKKMMGKVSKRSMEDMMKNFENFKM